The Dethiosulfovibrio salsuginis genome contains the following window.
TGTCTGTGGGAGTCCCATAGAAGGGGCATACTGGTCACGTTAGGCCTTATCGGCCTTTTAGTCCTGTTCGCCATCGCAAGCCCTAGGACCTTTCTGAACCCCAGGATATACCGATCCTTTCTGTCCACCATACCTGTGACCGCAATTTTGGCCCTGGGCATGACCCTGCTGGTGGTGGTCGGAGAGATGGACCTGAGCTTCCCCTCTGTCTGCGCCGCCGCGGCCTACGTCTTCGCCGAGGCCTTTTTAGCCACAGGATCCGGGGCGGTGGCCTTTGGCCTGGCCATAGCATCGGGGGCCATAATGGGATGGATAAACGGCCTCATAGTTGTGAGGATAGGGGTCCCTTCCATAATAGCCACAATAGGGACCCAGTTTTTCTGGCGAGGGCTCATACTCCTCCTGTCCGACGGAATAGCCCTGAGCCTGGCGTCGGTCAGGGGCACCGATATCTACAGTCTGTTTGTGGGCCGGATGGCAGGAGAGATTCCGGTACAGTCCCTCTGGTGTCTGGCTATAGCTCTGGGGCTGGCTCTGCTGTTGAACCGCCACCCTTTCGGAGACTCGCTGCTTTTCATAGGGGATAACCGAAAGACCGCCGCCATGATGGGCATACCGGTGGCGAAGGTCAGGATAAAGGCCTTTATCCTGATGGGAGTCCTCTCCGCCTTCGCCGGGATCCTGGCGACCCTGGAGCTGGCCAACTGGTGGCCCACCCAGGGGGAGGGCTATATGCTACTGGTGTTCGCCTCGGTCTTCGTGGGAGGGACGTCGGCCTACGGAGGCGAGGGAACCATCTACGGAACCCTCATCGGGGCTATAATAATAGGGATAATAGAGGCAGGGATAGTCAGCGCCGGCCTTGCGGGATTTTGGACCAGGCTGGTCCACGGCCTGATAATCGTCGTATCGGTGTCCATCTACGCCACCATGGCCAGGAGACCTCAGGATATGTAACCTTAATAACCTAAAAGAACAGGAGGATTTTTCGTGAAAGCGGACTTTTTAGACTCCCATAATCGCCATTGGCTGGACGGGGAAAAGCTATTCAGGTATGGGCGATGGGCCAATGCCGATCATCTTTATGGTATCGCTGCGGAGTGTGGATTGAAGGCCCTTATGAAACTATTCGGTATGGGAATCGACATATCAACAGGAGCCCCTTCCGCAAAAGACGACAAGGTCCATATCCCAAAGATATGGAATAGATTTGACTCCTACAGATCAGGCATACAGGCAATATCCTATAGCTTGCCAGAGAACCCCTTTAGAGATTGGGACATATCCCAGCGATACACCAATGAATCCTATTTTCAGGAGTCAAACGTCAGACCTCATCGGGAAGGCTCCCTTGTGGTCCGCAAGTAAACGGAAAAGGCGATCATGGAGGGATTAATGTGATAAAGGTCTCTTTTGACGAGATAACAGACGTCCTCTTGGATATTTTTAGAGCCAACAGCGAGGCCCTGCCGGCGATATCTCCCTTTATAGTCAACAGAGACCTCTACGGAAAGGTCAGCTTAGTATTCAGAGAAGAGATAGAAGATCATCCTCAGACTAAAGAGGCCATCGAAAAAATATCAACCCTTATGGCTGAGAAGCTTGGCAACCACTGCGCTCCCTCCGATCGGATAGTTTTTTTCGAGCCCTCTCTGGACTCCGTCAAAATCGGTGGAGTATGTCACAGCATGGAGGAATTCCCCTCAGTCACAGTAGTGGATCGGGTCACCTGTGAAAGCGACTGGACAAAGATAGAGCCTGAAAAATCAGGATGTCCTAGGATAGTCTTTTTCTCCATAAAAGGGGGAGTCGGACGCTCGACGGCTACAGCTATAGTTGCCTGGGCTCTGGCTCAGGGGGGGAAGAAAGTCATGGTAGTGGATCTGGATCTAGAGTCCCCTGGCCTATCAAGATCCCTTCTTAGCGAAGATAAGCGACCTAGGTTTGGCGTTACCGACTGGCTGGTCGAGGATCTTGTTGAAAATGGCGATTTAGTGTTTAAAGACATGGTAGCCACCAGCGACCTCTCCTACGATGGAGAGATTTACGTCGTTCCAGCCCACGGTGATAAACCTGGCGAGTACATATCAAAACTGGGAAGGGTATGGATGCCAAAGACAACACCGGAAGGCAAGAGGGAGGCATGGCCGAGGAGATTAAACCGTCTCCTTCTGGATCTAGAGTCCACATTGGAGCCGGACGTAATACTAATAGACTCAAGATCGGGTATAGATGAAATAGCCTCCGCCTGCATCACCGACTTAGGAGCAGCTGGAATACTGCTATTTGCCCTGGACGGAGATCAAACATGGTCCGGCTACGAAGTGCTATTCAGACACTGGCTAAAAACCGGCGTGTCGGAGCTAATAAGAGAGAGGCTTCACGTTGTCGGAGCTATGATTCCCGACATAGACAAGGGCGATTATTTTAGGGAGCTACTTGAAAACTCCTGGAAGATATTTACCGACAATATTTACGACGAAATACCTGCCTTGAGCTCTCCCGAAAATGGGACAACGGAAGGGATCTATCCATTTAATTTTGACGAGGCGGACGAAACAGCTCCTCACTATCCCTGGCCGATAAGGTGGAACAGGGGATTTTCCTCGTTGAAGTCGATTCACTCAAAGATAACCACCATAGATAAGACACAGGTAAATGGAGTCTTCGGGTCTCTCGTCGAGGGCGTACAAAAAATCCTAGACACAGGAGGACCTCAGGATGATCGACGTTAATTTAATCAGAAGAGCCATCGTATCCGCCCTTTCCGATGGAACATCCAACTTCGGGACGCCTCCTGAACCGGCAAAAATCTATTTACCTAGAGCTCATATCAAGTCACTGAACCTTGAGGCAAACCTAGTTATAGGATCAAGAGGGGTCGGCAAGTCCTTTTGGACGTCGGTGCTAGGATCGCCAGAACTACGTAAATCGCTGAGTTCCTCCGTGAGACACATGGATAATACGGAGGTAAGAACAGGCTTTGCGTTAAACGGAGATATAAAGTCCTATCCAGACGGCGAAGCCTTCGCCCATCTGATCGAACAAAAACAGTCCCCCTACAATATATGGCGAGCTGTTGTAGGGAGATGCATAGCTAGCTTTTTAAAGATAAATATCCCAGCGAAAACGTGGCTGGAGTCGGTCCAGTGGGTCAGGGAAAACCCTGAAGACCTGGCTAAAATCATGGAAAAAGCGGATGAGGAGCTGGAATCCACGGGAAAAAAGTTACTGATACTTTTTGACGCCCTGGACCGATCCTGCAACGATTGGCAAACAATGGACATGGTGGTCAGGGATCTACTAAAGGTCATATTATGGTTAAAATCCTACAGCCGGATCCACGGCAAAGTATTCCTCAGGAAAGACCAGCTTGAAAGGACCATAACCGACTTCCCCGATTCCTCGAAACTACTGGCGACAAAGACCGAGTTAACATGGCAACATCACGACCTTCATGGTCTTCTGTGGCAGATCCTATGCAACGCACCGGACGAAAAAGGCGAAGCCATAAGGAATATATACGGCACTGTCATGGGAGCAAAGCCGGATAAAAATGGGGAGATCTGGCAAATCCATCAGGAAGCAAAGACAGAGGGAGAGTTGCAAAGATCTCTTTTTCAGTCCATCGCTGGGGCATGGATGGGGAAAGATCGACGTAGAGGGGCCCCATATATATGGTCGGTAAGACATCTCGCCGACGGAAAAGGACTTACCTCACCTAGATCTTTCCTGGCAGCCATAAAGGAAGCGGCAGAGGACTCTATAGAACACTATCCTTCCTATGACCTCCCACTTCATTACGAAAGCATAAAAAGAGGGGTAGCCAGAGCCTCTCAAATCCGAATAGAGGAGATAGCCGAGGATTATCCATGGGTTACTAAACTGCTTCGACCTTTGAAAGGCATCTTACTGCCCTGCCCCTTTAATGCCATAGAGGAAAGATGGGTGCGGAGCTTTCCCTCTGGAATAGACAAGACAGCCAGAGACCGCCTTCCGCCGCAACAGGCAGAAGAAGGATGGAAGTCGGTACTTCAGGAAATAGAGACTCTGGGCATAGTGGAAACCATGAGGGACAACAGGATAAATATGCCCGACCTCTACCGTATCGGCTTTGGCCTGGGGAGAAAGGGTGGAGTGAAGCCTAAAAGAAAGGAATAGTAGCTGAGCCGTCGGGATTTCCCGACGGCTCAGCTTAAAAGGCCAGTATCGATTCAGGGGGAAAGGACAGCCCAACAGGCTCACCTACACCGGGCCCATCGCCAGCGGCCTCCACCGTCAAGGTCTCCCCGGACTCCAGGACGACGGAATAACGAACCGAGGGGCCCATGAAGGTCCTCTTCGACACCCGACCGGAAAGGGCCCCCTCCCCGGACGGGACCAGCTTTATGGCTTCCGGCCTCAACGAGACCTCCCCCAGATTCGGCAGTATTACCCTGTTTACCCTGCCCAGGAAGTCGGCGACGAAGGGTGTTGAGGGCCTTCTGTACAGCTCCTCCGGCGATCCCTGCTGCTCTATCTTCCCGGCGTTCATCACCACTATACGGTCGGCGATGCCCATGGCTTCCTCCTGGTCGTGGGTCACGAACACCGTGGTGACCCCCAGCCGCTCCAACACCGACCGAAGGTCCTCCCTCAGATCCGACCTGAGCCTGGCGTCCAGGTTGGACAGGGGCTCGTCCAGAAGGAGCAGCTCCGGCTCCACCACCAGGGCCCTGGCCAGTGCAACCCTCTGCTGCTGCCCACCGGATATCTCCGAGACCTTCCTGCCGCCGTAGCCCTCCAGCCTGACCAGCTCCAGAATGGTGGACACCTTTTCGTCTATCTCCGACTCCCTCAGCTTCCTTCGTCTCAGGCCGTAGGCGACGTTTTCCGCCACATCCAGATGGGGGAAAAGGGCGTAGTTCTGGAACACCATTCCTATGTTTCTCCGGCCAGGCGGCAGAGGGGAAATATCCCTTCCTCCCAGAAATATCCCACCACGGTCGGGCTCCAGCAGACCGGTGGTTATCCTGAGGGCGGTGGTCTTTCCGCATCCCGACGGCCCAAGGAGACAGCATACCTGTCCCACGGGAACCTCAAGGCTGAAGTCCTCCAGAACCGGGGTTTCACCGTAACTCTTGCTGACCCTCTCCAGACGAAGGCCCTCTAGGCCGCCCTTCGCAGGCTCTCTCCCCAAGATGTTCCACCTCCTTTGCTCTTTGACGATATGACCGTTATCCCGGCGATACCGGCCAGTGACAGGGCTATCATCACAACCGACATGGCGGCAGCTGGCCCTATCTGTCCCTTGTACACCGCCTCGAACACGTCGATGGACAGCAGTTTAGTGCCCGGGGAGACTATGAATATCAAAGCCCCAACCGCCTGGACCGACGCCACGAAAGAGTGTAGGGCCGTAACCACCATGGCGGGCCTCACCGAAGGCAAGGTCACCCTGAAAAATGTGCCGACGGCGGAATCCCCTAAGGTCGAGGCGGCGTCCTCGATGGATCGATCCTGCTGCTCCAGGACGCTGACGCCGGACCTTATACCCAAGGGTAGCTCCCTGACCACCGAGAGGATCAGGACCAAGGTCCAGGTCCCAGCTAGGAGCAGAGGAGGCCTGTTGAAGGCCAGGATATAGGCCACCCCGAAAAAGGTCCCAGGCACGGCCACAGGGGCGGTGGACAGCAGATCCAGAAGCCTCCTTGCCGTACAGGATCGGGTTATGAGCCAGGCCCCAGCCATCCCTGCGGTGGCGGTAACGGCGGCGGTGGCGGAGGCGAAGATAAATGTGTTCACCATCCCTCTAAACCCCCTCTGGAACCCCTCCTGAAAGTGGGCCAAGGTCAGGCCGAAGTTGGCTCCTAGATGCTTGGTGAAGGCCGCCAGAAAGACCGACAGAAGGAGCATATAGACCAGGGTGGAGAAGGCCATGGAAAGGGACCACATGGTTGCGGCTATGGCAGGAGGAAACTGGATATTCTTTCTACGTCCGCCCACGGAGCGACGAAAACCCTCTCCGGCTCCTTTGACCTTATTAAAGATCCAAAAGGCCACCAGACACACCGACAGGAGCAGGACGTTCATAGTGGCGGCGATCTCCAGGTTATAGGAGCCTATCAGCTGTGAATAGGAGGCGGCGGCCAGGTTGGTGAACCGACCGCCTAAGAACAGGGGCGTGCTGAAATCGGCCATGGACTTCATGAACACCAACACCATGGAGGCCAGCACTCCTGGCCTGAGGAGGGGCAGGGTCACGGTGCTGAAGACCTCCCACTCCGAGGCCCCTAGGGTCCTGGCGGCGTCCTCCGCCTGATCGTCGATGGAAAGTATGGCCGCGGACATTATCAAAAAGGCGGTGGTGGTCAGATTCATTATCTGGACCAGCACCACGCTGTGCCAGCCGTATATGGACAGGTTCAGCCCCAGGAGCTTATAGGTTATGAGGCCGTTTCGACCGAACAGGAAGATATATGACAAAGAGGCGACGAACCCCGGTATGACAAGAGGAACCACAGCAGCGGTCCTGAAAAGCCCCTTAAAGGCCATGGAGGTCTTGAAGGAGACCAGGGCAAGACAGCTCCCCATCAAGGTGGAGGCCACGGCGACGAAGGCCGCGACCGCTCCGCTCTGCCACAGTATCTTTACCATGTGGGGTTTAGTGAAAAAAGCCACCATGTTGTCCAACCCCAGGCTTCCTTTGTGGGAGAAGCTCCTCATGAGGACCATGACCGACGGATAAAGGACGAAGAGCAGCAAAAAAGCCAGGAACGCCGTGGGAAGTAACACGGCGTTCCTCCTTGAGTAATAGGTCATGCCACCTGGACGATCAGTTCAGGTGAGGATAGCGGCTTCCAAACTCCTCGAGGACCGAGTCCCTGGCCTCTCCCCACTTCAGGTGATCGTAGGGAACCAGGTTCAGGTCCTTCAGGCTGGGGACTCCGGAGGACGGCTCGATATCGGTGGCGGGGACCCTGGGGCTGGCCTCCATGAGGACCTTCTGTCCCTCCGGGGATAGCGACCAATCGACGAACTTCTTCGCACCCTCCATGTTTTTTGTGCCGGCGACTATGGCCACAGGGGAGGGCCAAGCCAGGACTCCGTCCTCAGGGAACACCGTGACCACCGTAGCGTCGGGGTTGTTCATCTTTATGCTGTGAGGATCGGGAACAAGACCCACGGTAAACTCGCCCTGGACCGTCTTGGTTCCGGGGGTGCTTCCGCTTTTCTCCAGGAAGGGGATGTTTCCGTAGAGCCTGTCCAGATAGCTCCAGCCCTCTTTTTCACCGAAAAGCTGTAGTATGCCCGAGACGGTGGTGTAGGCGGTACCGGAAGTCCTGGGATTGGAGGAGATAACCTCGTCCTTAAAGGCGCCATCCGCCAGATCCTCCCACTTGGAGGGGACCGCAAGCCCTCTGGACTGAGCCCTGTCGGTGTTAACCAGAAGCCCTACCACGACCAGGGACACGGCGGTCCAGTAGCCCTCAGGGTCCCTGAAAGCCTGGTTTACCCTCTCGGAGTTAGGGGAGAGATAGGGAACTATCAGGCCGTCGGCCTTGGCCTGGATGAAGGCGTCGGAGCCACCGCCAAGCCAGATGTCGGTCCTTGGGTTGGCGCTCTCCGCCTTCAGCCTGGTCAGGACCTCGCCGGACGACATAGGCAGGAACTCGACCTTTATGCCAGTGGCCTTCTCAAACGCCGAGGCTATAAGCTCGGGCTTGCCGTAGGCCACGTACATGTTCAGCTTGCCCTCATCTGCGAAGGCCCCTGACATGGACGATATGAGCACCGTGATGGTCAGGGTAAAAATAGATATCCTTTTTATCATGATTATTCCTCCTTTTTATTCTGTGTCGCAAGGAGGATTATATCAGAATCTCTGGTTTGATCCACAGGCGATCGACTATTTCGACTTGACCTTAAAGTGGAACAAGCCTCTACCGCTCGTCGAAATTGAGACTCCAGCTTAGCCATTTATAGACATCCTAACGGTCTCGGCCACGACATCGGAAACTCGTCCGCTATAGGCAGCCAAACCACCCCAGCCCGCCACGGTCTCGTCATCGTCACTAGGATCAAGGGATGAGATATCTTTAGAGTAAACCCGGTCTCCCTCGTAATAAAAGCTATGAGTCCTGAAATCGAGCCCCAAAGCCTGAGTTATCATCTTGGAGATCCCAGGATTGCTATAGGGGAGATCGAGCAGTTGGGATATAAGCCTGATCTTCGAGCCCTGATCTATCCCCTGCCCCTTGATCGCATCGATAGCCCAAACGATATCCAGGACATTGGAGGAGTGAGTAGTAACCGTGCTTTTTACATACTCCTGATCCTGAGAGAGCTTGAAAAGCTGCAAAAAACGCTTTTCCCCGTTCCCTGAGCACCGACCAGAAGGGTAAGATCTCCAAATTCAACGGATACATCTGCAAACTGACCTACATTCAAAACGCTGAACTTCATACAGTCCCCTCCCTCATCGGGGAAAATATACCCAAGCTCCGACAGGTGTGTCGGGGCCCTTGTCTTACAGCCGTAATTTTTCCTGGATAGCGTCTTTAAGGAGGTCTGAGTAGTTCAGTCTAGCCTGATCCGCCTGGACCTTCATCCACATAGGAATAGTTGTGGTTACCTTTGTGGCTTTGTTATGCTTGGCGTAGCGATAGGGAGGCATGAACACCTCTATTACCACTAGGTATTCGTTCTCACCTAAACCTGTGGCAAGTTCTTTTACAGGGGAAGGCTCAGGGATGATCTCACCGCTTCGCTCCATGTCCCATAGATGCCAGGAGAGGATCTCCTTGGCCTTTTTAATCCCATCGGCCTCGCTGTCAGCACAGGAGACGCAACCGGGAAGATCGGGAAATTCGACAGCATAACCGTCGTCATCGCAGGTAAACACAGCAGGATAGATATACGTATCTTTCATAATTTTGCCTCCTTTCAAAAAGGATAAATCACTTTAACCTAGCCTGTTTTAGAATACTGGCAGCTGTCTTTGGGTGTAGATCTTTCTTGGGATGAGGAACAGTAACCCTACCTGGCTTAACAGCGTGCTTGAAGTGATGATGGCTACCTTCTACATCGACTAGAAACCAGCCATCATCCTTAATAAGTTTGATAATCTCCCTCGAACTGTAAGGCATATCGTCGCCTCCTCTAGCCCCTTCATTCTACACGTATATTCACACGTGTCAATAAAGAGCGTAACGATAGGAGAACAGACAAGGACGATTGCTAAAAAAAGCCGACGGTCCTAATGGGCCGCCGGCACAGTCGCCGTCACAACGATTACAGCTTGGACCCTATCAGCTTTCCCAACCTCTCGGTTCCGAGGCGGATATTATCCTCGGTTACACCTCCGAAGCTTATCCTCATGCAGTCGCTTCCCATTCCGTTGCCCTCTATGAAGAAACCCTCTCCAGCCACGTAGGCGACCTTTACGTCCGGGTTCGACGTGGCCTCCACGAGCAGGTCGGTGGTGTTGATCCCCCCTGGGATCTCAGCCCAGGTGAAAAGGCCTCCGTCGGGGAAGGTCCTCTTGGTTCCCTCGGGGAAGAATTTGTCTATACACTCTATCATCACGTCCCGCCTATGGCGGTAGAGCTCGCACATCGCCCTGTGGTGCTCGGGATAGTGGCCCCTCTTGAAGAACTCGGCGCAGACGACCTGGGGAAGCATAGAGGTGTGGGAGTTGGTCGCCGATTTGGCATCTATTATCTTGGCGGTTATCTCCGGCTTCGCCAGGACGTAACCGAGCCTGCTGCCAGGGGAGAATATCTTCGAGAAGCTGTTGGCCAACACAGTGTGTCCCGTCTCGTCAAAGGACTTTATCGGCGGCAGGTCCGTCCCACTGTAGCGGATGTCCCGGTAGGGATCGTCCTCCAAGATTATGACGTCGTGCTCGCTCCCCAGCTGGGCTATTTTTTTTCGTCTCTCCAGGGAGAGGGTTCTGCCCGTGGGGTTTTGGAAAGTGGGGATGACGTATACCATCTTGGGGCGATATTTCAGTATCTTGGCCTCCAGATCGTCGGTCACCATTCCGTCGTCGTCCATGGCGACGCTGACGCACCGGGCCTGGAACATCTCGAAGATCTCCACCGACTGGACGAATGTGGGCGACTCCACAAGTATGACGTCCCCTGGCTCGATGTAGAGCTGGCAGAGGAGGTTCATGCCCTCCAGGCCTCCGGTGGTTATTACCACCTCGTCGGGATTGGCCGAGACTCCCTTAGGGGTCAACAGGTGTTCGACGACCACCTCTCTGAGGTCCGCCAGTCCTGGCACAGGGCCGTACTGCAACGACTCTATACCCCTTTTCTCCCTGGTCATGACGTCGTTCACTATTTCCCGAACCAGCTCAACCGGAAGGGCTTCCTTCGCCGGGGCCCCTCCTCCGAAGGAGATTATCCCAGGATCGTTCATGGCCCCGAAGAGATTCCTTATTATCGCCGCAGATTTAGCCATCTGGGCCATACGGCCCGCAAACTCTGGCATGGTAACACCTCTTTTCCAGGATTTCGGGCCATTATACAGCCTACGAGCGAAAATGGCCCCTTCTAAACCACTTTTAGAGCTTTCAAGGCGGTCACCGCAAGAGCTCGAGAATAAAGTTTTATAAACATAACTCTTTGTCGCTCTTGCTCAAAAAAACCTCTCATCTGACTCATCCCAAAATATACAAAGTATTTCCCTTTTCCCGTTTGTTTCCAGGCCGTTCTGGTGTTATCATTGGTACAGCATTGGTTATGCTATTCCAATCACATAGTCCGGTTTTCCACGAACACGGAAGGGGAGGAACTACATGGACAGTTGCACGTGTTGCACCAACAAGGGGTACGATGATCTCGGGGCGTTCATCGATGCCCTGCCGAGCAAGAAGGGGGAGCTTATAACCGTTCTCCACCAAGCTCAGTCGATCTTCGGCTACCTGCCTAGAGAGGTCCAGGAATTCATCGCAGAGAAGCTGGACCTGCCTCTGGCCAAGGTATACGGCGTCGTCAAGTTTTACTCGTTTTTCACCATGACACCTAAGGGCAAGCACCCTATCTCGGTGTGCATGGGAACCGCCTGTTACGTAAGAGGGGCGGAGGATGTGGTCCACGAGCTATCCCGCCAGCTTGGCATTCCGGTCGGAGGGGTCACTGAGGACGGAAAATTCTCCTTGGACACCCTGCGTTGCGTGGGAGCCTGCGGCCTCGCTCCGGTGGTAATCATCGGAGAGAAGGTCTACGGACGGGTCGACGCCAAGAAAGTGGCTGGAATACTGGCGGAGTACGCCGAGTAGAGGGGGTTCGGTCATGACAAACATCAAATCTCTGGACGAGCTTAAGAAGTTAAGGGATCAGAAAAGGGCTGCCACCGATCTCAGGGAAAAGGGTCAGAACATCGAAGACCTCATCGAGATCAAGGTGAGCATGGGAACCTGCGGCATAGTCGCAGGGGCCAGGGAGACCCTTTCCTCCATGATGGAGATGGCGAGAGACAAAGGCCTTGATAACGTGGTCTTCACCCAGACCGGCTGCATGGGCTACTGCCACAGCGAGCCCACGGTGGAGATAACCCGTCCTGGACAGGACCCTGTGGTCTTCGGAAACGTCGCCGGGGAGCGAGTAGCCGAGATAGTCGAAAAATACATCCTCAACGGAGAGCTTGTGGACGGGATAATTCCGACCGCCTACAAGACCATCCACGAGTAAGCCAGGTTGAGGGGGAGTTTTTCGATGAGCAACGTAAAAATGCACGTGTTGGTCTGTGGTGGAACTGGCTGTCTTTCCTCAAGAAGTCAGGAGATCATAGATAACTTCAAGAAGTGCCTCGCCGAGCGTAGGTTGGACCAGGAGATCAAGGTGATCACCTCCGGCTGTTTCGGCTTCTGCGAGAAAGGACCTATCGTCAAGATAGCCCCGGACAACACCTTCTACGTCAGCGTCACCCCGGAGGACGTGGAGGAGATCGTCGAGGAGCACATAGTCAAGGGACGTAAGGTCTACAGGCTTCTCTTCACCGATCCTAACACCGCAGAGCATGTCTCTGACTCGAAGCACATGGACTTCTACAAGAAGCAGATGAGGATAGCCCTCAGAAACTGCGGCTTTATCGATCCTGAGAACATAGACGAATACATCGCCCAGGACGGATACTTGGCTCTAGGCAACATCCTTGAGTCCATGACCCCAGCAGAGGTCATCGATGTCATGAAAAAGTCGGGCCTCAGAGGCCGTGGGGGCGGCGGCTTCCCCACAGGGCTCAAGTGGGAGTTCGCGTCAAAGTTCCACTCCGACGACGGCAAGTACGTCATATGCAACGCCGACGAGGGAGACCCGGGCGCTTTCATGGACCGGTCCATCCTCGAGGGAGACCCTCACTCCATAGTTGAGGCCATGACCATCTGTGGTTACGCCATAGGGGCCAACAATGGCCTTGTCTACATCCGCGCCGAGTATCCTCTGGCGGTCAAGAGGCTTCGCAGAGCCATAGAGGATGCCAGAAATAGCGGCCTTCTTGGAGATAATATCCTGGGAAGCGGCTTCTCCTTCGACATAGACATCCGCTACGGGGCGGGAGCCTTCGTCTGCGGCGAGGAGACGGCACTGATCCACTCCATGGAGGGAGAGAGAGGCGAGCCGACGAGCAAGCCGCCCTTCCCAGCGGAGAAGGGGTTCTGGGGCAAGCCCTCCAACGTCAACAACGTCGAGACCTTCGCCAACGTTCCAGCCATATTCCTTAAGGGAGCGGACTGGTTCTCCTCTATAGGCAGCGAGAAGAGCAAGGGAACCAAGGTCTTCGCCCTGGCGGGCAAGGTAAACAACGTCGGCCTGGTGGAGGTCCCCATGGGAACCACACTCAGAGAGGTTATCTTCGAGATAGGCGGAGGTATCAGAGACGGCAGGAAGTTTAAAGCCGTCCAGACCGGTGGCCCCTCCGGCGGATGTCTCACCGAGAAGGACCTGGACACCCCCATAGACTTCGACAACCTCCTGGCCGCTGGATCGATGATGGGCTCGGGCGGTATGATCGTCGTCGACGACACCGACTGTATGCCAGCGGTGGCAAAGTTCTACCTTGAGTTCACCGTCGAGGAGTCCTGCGGCAAGTGCACCCCCTGCCGGGTGGGCAACAAGAGGCTCCACGAGATACTGGAGAAGATCACCGACGGCAAGGGCACCATGGAGGACCTCAAGACCTTGAAGGACCTGTCCAACGTAATAAAGGACACCTCCCTCTGCGGACTGGGACAGACCGCTCCTAACCCGGTGCTGTCCACCCTTAACAGCTTCTGGGACGAGTACGTGGCCCACGTCAAGGACCACAAGTGCCCTGCGGGAAGGTGCAAAAAGCTGCTCTCCTTCACCATAGATCCCAGCAAGTGCATAGGCTGCACCATGTGCGCCAAGATATGTCCCGCCGGAGCCATCTCGGGATCGGTGAAGAAGCCTCACGTCATCGATCAGGAAAAATGCGTCAAGTGCGGTGCCTGTGTGGACACCTGCAAGTTCGGCGCAATTTTAAAGGGATAACCGGAGGGAGTGACCAATATGAGCAAGATGATAGACCTGACCATCGACGGCAGGCCTGTATCGGTTCCCGAAGGGAGCACCATACTGGACGCCGCCAAGAAACTGGACATAAATATCCCAACCCTGTGTCACCTCGACCTGGAGGGGACCCCTATGGTCAACAAAGCGGCCTCCTGC
Protein-coding sequences here:
- a CDS encoding type II toxin-antitoxin system HicB family antitoxin, which translates into the protein MKDTYIYPAVFTCDDDGYAVEFPDLPGCVSCADSEADGIKKAKEILSWHLWDMERSGEIIPEPSPVKELATGLGENEYLVVIEVFMPPYRYAKHNKATKVTTTIPMWMKVQADQARLNYSDLLKDAIQEKLRL
- a CDS encoding NADH-quinone oxidoreductase subunit NuoE family protein, which translates into the protein MDSCTCCTNKGYDDLGAFIDALPSKKGELITVLHQAQSIFGYLPREVQEFIAEKLDLPLAKVYGVVKFYSFFTMTPKGKHPISVCMGTACYVRGAEDVVHELSRQLGIPVGGVTEDGKFSLDTLRCVGACGLAPVVIIGEKVYGRVDAKKVAGILAEYAE
- a CDS encoding (2Fe-2S) ferredoxin domain-containing protein, giving the protein MTNIKSLDELKKLRDQKRAATDLREKGQNIEDLIEIKVSMGTCGIVAGARETLSSMMEMARDKGLDNVVFTQTGCMGYCHSEPTVEITRPGQDPVVFGNVAGERVAEIVEKYILNGELVDGIIPTAYKTIHE
- a CDS encoding aminotransferase-like domain-containing protein, translated to MPEFAGRMAQMAKSAAIIRNLFGAMNDPGIISFGGGAPAKEALPVELVREIVNDVMTREKRGIESLQYGPVPGLADLREVVVEHLLTPKGVSANPDEVVITTGGLEGMNLLCQLYIEPGDVILVESPTFVQSVEIFEMFQARCVSVAMDDDGMVTDDLEAKILKYRPKMVYVIPTFQNPTGRTLSLERRKKIAQLGSEHDVIILEDDPYRDIRYSGTDLPPIKSFDETGHTVLANSFSKIFSPGSRLGYVLAKPEITAKIIDAKSATNSHTSMLPQVVCAEFFKRGHYPEHHRAMCELYRHRRDVMIECIDKFFPEGTKRTFPDGGLFTWAEIPGGINTTDLLVEATSNPDVKVAYVAGEGFFIEGNGMGSDCMRISFGGVTEDNIRLGTERLGKLIGSKL
- a CDS encoding NADH-quinone oxidoreductase subunit NuoF: MSNVKMHVLVCGGTGCLSSRSQEIIDNFKKCLAERRLDQEIKVITSGCFGFCEKGPIVKIAPDNTFYVSVTPEDVEEIVEEHIVKGRKVYRLLFTDPNTAEHVSDSKHMDFYKKQMRIALRNCGFIDPENIDEYIAQDGYLALGNILESMTPAEVIDVMKKSGLRGRGGGGFPTGLKWEFASKFHSDDGKYVICNADEGDPGAFMDRSILEGDPHSIVEAMTICGYAIGANNGLVYIRAEYPLAVKRLRRAIEDARNSGLLGDNILGSGFSFDIDIRYGAGAFVCGEETALIHSMEGERGEPTSKPPFPAEKGFWGKPSNVNNVETFANVPAIFLKGADWFSSIGSEKSKGTKVFALAGKVNNVGLVEVPMGTTLREVIFEIGGGIRDGRKFKAVQTGGPSGGCLTEKDLDTPIDFDNLLAAGSMMGSGGMIVVDDTDCMPAVAKFYLEFTVEESCGKCTPCRVGNKRLHEILEKITDGKGTMEDLKTLKDLSNVIKDTSLCGLGQTAPNPVLSTLNSFWDEYVAHVKDHKCPAGRCKKLLSFTIDPSKCIGCTMCAKICPAGAISGSVKKPHVIDQEKCVKCGACVDTCKFGAILKG
- a CDS encoding type II toxin-antitoxin system HicA family toxin → MPYSSREIIKLIKDDGWFLVDVEGSHHHFKHAVKPGRVTVPHPKKDLHPKTAASILKQARLK